From Pseudoramibacter sp.:
CGTACTGCGACCAGGCGCTGACCAGGCTCGGATGAATCATCACGAAGCCGATGACCGCCGCCAGAAACTGGTTGCCGCCGAATTTCTTCGCCGCGGAAATGGCGATGAGAATGGGCAACATAGTGAGGGCCGCCCCGGCCATCATGTTGATGATGTTGTACCAGCCGCTGTTGGCCAGCGTCGGATTGATCTGGGTCAGGCCCCCGAGGAGCCCGTTCAAAAGCCCGGACGCGACGATGGCCGGAATGATCGGAACGAAAATATCCCCCAAGGTCTTGATCGCCCGCATGAACCAGTTCTGCTTCTGGGCCGCCGCCGCCTTCACGTCGTCCTTCGTGCCTTCGGAGGCGCCGGAAAGCTTGATGAATTCGTCGTAGACTTTGTTCACCGCTCCAGTGCCGATGATGATCTGAATCTGGCCGGAGGCTTCAAAGGCGCCCTTGACGCCGTCGACATCCTCCACGGCGGCCTTGTCCATTTTGCTGTTGTCTGCGATGACCAGCCGCAGACGGGTCGCACAGTGCGCGGCGGAGACCACGTTGTCCGCGCCGCCGATGTGTTTTAATATTCCCTGAGCCGTTGCTTTGTAATCCATATTTTCCTCTCTTCATACTGTATTTTGTTTTATTGCTGCAAAGCACTGCTGATATCTTTAATTATAATAATTCTCTTTTTAGGTGTAAATGTTTAAATGTGCGAATGTTAAATATTTTTTACTTCTCCACGGTCTCTGCTTTTGTGATATAATGCCCGTGTTTATTAATAGATTAAAATATTGGAGTTTATATGCAAATGATCATTGTCGGGTGCGGAAAAGTTGGCTCCGCATTAGCCGCAAAATTATCGAATGAAGACCACAACATCACCGTGATCGACACCAACGCTGAGCGCGTCCGTCATCTGACGGACCTCTACGACGTCATGGGGATCTGCGGAAACGGAACGGATTATCAGATTTTAGAGCGCGCAGACATTCAGAACACCGACCTGATCATCGCGGTGACCTACAGCGACGAGGTTAATCTGCTGTGCTGCGTCCTCGCTAAACGGGCATCGGCCTGCCGGACCATCGCCCGGGTCAGAAATCCCATTTATTCCACCGGCCGGGATTACATCAGAAGAGAACTGGGCCTGGCCATGACCATCAACCCGGAACATGCCGCCGCCCGGGAAATCGTCCACCTGCTGCGTTTCCCGACGGCCATGGGCATCAACAGCTTTTCAAAGGGCCACATCGAAATGTTCCGCTTCCGGGTGCCCGATCAATCGCCCCTCATCGGCTGCGCCGTCAAGGATTCCAAGATTCTTCAGAAGGACGGCCTGATCTGCATTGCCGAACGCGGCGATGAAATCGTCATTCCCGACGGGAATTACGTGATCTCCAAAAACGACAAGCTCTCGGTCATTTTAAGTCCAAAAAACGCCATGGCGTTCATCAGCGCGGTCGGGCTTAAAACCGAAACCGTCAAAAACACCATGATCGTCGGCTGCGGCGAAATGGGGTATTACCTGTCGAAGATGCTCATCAACATGGGCATCAAGGTCAAAATCATCGAACGGGACCGAGACCGCTGTGAGCTTCTCGCCGAACACCTCCCCAAGGCGCAGATCATCTGCGGCGACGGCTCCGACGAAGACCTGCTCCGGGAAGAAGGCCTCGATGAAATGGATTCCCTCGTCGCCTGCACCGGCATCGACGAAGAAAACATCATCCTCTCTCTCTACGCCAAAAACAAAATCCATACGAAGGTCGTCACCAAAATGAGCCGTCTGGAATTCAACGACGTCATTCGGAGCCTCGACCTGGATTCGGTGATCAATCCAAAAGCCATCACCACTGAAAGCATTCTTCAATACGTCCGGGCCATGGCCAACTCCTACGACTCCAATGTGGAAACCCTCTACAAAATCATGGACGACCGCGTGGAAGCCCTGGAATTTGTGATTCACCACAATTCAGCCATCACCCACTTGCCCTTTGAAGACCTTAAGATTAAAAAGAACACCATCATCGCCGGCATCTACCGGCAGAATAAGCTGATCATTCCCGACGGGCAGTCCTATTTCATCCCCGGGGATTCGGTCATCGTGGTGACCACCAATACGGGCTTCGACAACATCGGCGACATTCTGGAAAACAAGGTGGCCCTATGAATTTCCCAATGATTCGTTACGTCACCAGCTGGATTTTAAGAATTGAAGGCATGCTCCTTTGCTCTTCTGTGATTATCGGCCTGATTTATCACGAATACGCCGTCATGCCCGCTTATTTCATCGTCATCGCCGGCTGCGAAGGCGTCGGCTTTCTCCTCTCGAAAAAGCCTGAGGATTCGCGCATTTATCAGAAAGGCGGCTACATCGCCGTCGCCCTGGCGTGGATCGTCATGTCGGCCGTCGGCGCGCTGCCCTTTGTGATCACCGGCGAAATTCCCCATTACATCGACGCGGTGTTTGAAATCGTCAGCGGGTTCACCACGACGGGCTCTTCGATTTTAAAAGACGTCGAAGCGGTCAGCCACGCGAGCCTGTTCTGGCGAAGCTTCTCCCACTGGATCGGCGGAATGGGCGTCCTCGTCTTCATCCTGATGTTCATTCCCGTGAAAGGCGGCTCCCAAATGAACCTCATGCGGGCGGAAAGCCCAGGCCCTGATGTGTCCAAATTCGTGCCCCGGGTACACAATACCGCCTCAATCCTCTACAAAATCTACATCGGCATGACCCTGGGCATGATCGCCTGCCTGCTCGTCGCAGGCATGCCGTGGTTTGACACCCTGTGCATCACATTCGGCTCTGCGGGCACCGGCGGTTTCGGCGTTTTAAACAGCAGCTGCGCGTCCTACACGGCGGTTCAGCAGTGGATCATCACCGTCGGCATGATGGCCTTCGGCGTCAACTTCAGCTTTTATTTCCTGCTGCTGTACAAGTGGCCTAAAGAAGCCTTCAAAATGGAAGAAGTCCGCGCCTACGTCCTCATCATTCTGGCGTCGGTCGCCATGATCACGGTTCAGATCATGGTCCAGCGCCCCCACTACACCCATTTTGAACACGCTCTGCGGGCATCGGCCTTCCAGGTCAGTTCCATCATCACCACCACCGGCTATTCGACCACGAACTTCGACCTGTGGCCGTCGTTTTCGAAATGGATTCTCGTGCTCCTCATGATCTGCGGCGCCTGCGCCGGCAGCACCGGCGGCGGCTTGAAAGTCTCCCGGGTTTTGGTGCTCCTTAAAACCCTTAAAAAAGAACTGCTGCAGCTCGTCCATCCCCGCTCGGTGCGGAAGGTCATGCTCGACGGCGAAACCGTCGAACACACGGTGCTGCGCTCCATCAACGTCTTTACGGCGGTTTATTTCCTGATCTTCGGCCTGTCCATCCTTTTGATCAGTCTGGACGGCTTCTCGATGGAAACCAACTTCACAGCGGTCGCCGCGACCCTCAACAATATCGGACCGGGGCTCGCCGGCGTTGGGCCCGCGTCGAACTTCTCCGCCTACAGCGGCTTCAGCAAGATTGTCCTCATCTTCGACATGCTTGCTGGGCGTTTGGAAATCTTCCCGATGCTGCTGCTCTTCGTGCCCTCGGTGTGGCGGCGTTCTTAATTACATAACCTAACCAAACAAACCACACAAAAAAACCCGGAACCTCACGGTTCCGGGTTTTTTAAATTGAGTTGGTTTAGCTGAAAGGAAACAGCAGCTTTTTAGAGCATCGACAGATAGCGGTCGCCGGTATCCGGCAGCAGGGCGACGATGTTTTTGCCCTTATTTTCCGGACGTTTGGCCAGCTGAATGGCTGTCCAGACCGCAGCGCCGGAGGAAATCCCCGTCAGGACCCCTTCCTGTTTCGCGACCTTACGGGTCGTATCGAAAGCGTCTTCGTTGGTGACGGTGACGATTTCGTCGTAGATGTCCGTATTCAAAGTATCCGGCACAAAGCCTGCGCCGATGCCCTGAATCTTGTGGGGACCGCCGTGGCCTTCGGAGAGGACCGGTGAGCCGGCCGGTTCGACGGCGACGACTTTAACGTCAGGGTTCTGAGATTTCAGGTATTCGCCGACCCCGGTGAGGGTGCCGCCGGTGCCGATCCCTGCGACAAAGATATCGACCTTGCCGTCAGTGTCTTCCCAAATTTCAGGACCGGTGGTTTCGCGGTGCGCCTTTGGGTTGGCCGGGTTGACAAACTGGCCGGGGACAAAGCTGTCCGGTGTCTTTTCGTGAAGTTCGTTAGCCTTTTCAATGGCGCCCTTCATGCCCTTTGCGCCGTCAGTCAATACGACTTCTGCGCCGT
This genomic window contains:
- the trkA gene encoding Trk system potassium transporter TrkA, producing MQMIIVGCGKVGSALAAKLSNEDHNITVIDTNAERVRHLTDLYDVMGICGNGTDYQILERADIQNTDLIIAVTYSDEVNLLCCVLAKRASACRTIARVRNPIYSTGRDYIRRELGLAMTINPEHAAAREIVHLLRFPTAMGINSFSKGHIEMFRFRVPDQSPLIGCAVKDSKILQKDGLICIAERGDEIVIPDGNYVISKNDKLSVILSPKNAMAFISAVGLKTETVKNTMIVGCGEMGYYLSKMLINMGIKVKIIERDRDRCELLAEHLPKAQIICGDGSDEDLLREEGLDEMDSLVACTGIDEENIILSLYAKNKIHTKVVTKMSRLEFNDVIRSLDLDSVINPKAITTESILQYVRAMANSYDSNVETLYKIMDDRVEALEFVIHHNSAITHLPFEDLKIKKNTIIAGIYRQNKLIIPDGQSYFIPGDSVIVVTTNTGFDNIGDILENKVAL
- a CDS encoding TrkH family potassium uptake protein — translated: MNFPMIRYVTSWILRIEGMLLCSSVIIGLIYHEYAVMPAYFIVIAGCEGVGFLLSKKPEDSRIYQKGGYIAVALAWIVMSAVGALPFVITGEIPHYIDAVFEIVSGFTTTGSSILKDVEAVSHASLFWRSFSHWIGGMGVLVFILMFIPVKGGSQMNLMRAESPGPDVSKFVPRVHNTASILYKIYIGMTLGMIACLLVAGMPWFDTLCITFGSAGTGGFGVLNSSCASYTAVQQWIITVGMMAFGVNFSFYFLLLYKWPKEAFKMEEVRAYVLIILASVAMITVQIMVQRPHYTHFEHALRASAFQVSSIITTTGYSTTNFDLWPSFSKWILVLLMICGACAGSTGGGLKVSRVLVLLKTLKKELLQLVHPRSVRKVMLDGETVEHTVLRSINVFTAVYFLIFGLSILLISLDGFSMETNFTAVAATLNNIGPGLAGVGPASNFSAYSGFSKIVLIFDMLAGRLEIFPMLLLFVPSVWRRS
- the cysK gene encoding cysteine synthase A, producing the protein MSKVYKNLSDLVGHTPLFELTHIEASENLDAHVITKLEYFNPAGSVKDRIALAMINDAEAKGQLKPGSTIIEPTSGNTGIGLAAIGASKGYKVILTMPETMSVERRNLLKLYGAEVVLTDGAKGMKGAIEKANELHEKTPDSFVPGQFVNPANPKAHRETTGPEIWEDTDGKVDIFVAGIGTGGTLTGVGEYLKSQNPDVKVVAVEPAGSPVLSEGHGGPHKIQGIGAGFVPDTLNTDIYDEIVTVTNEDAFDTTRKVAKQEGVLTGISSGAAVWTAIQLAKRPENKGKNIVALLPDTGDRYLSML